In a genomic window of Melopsittacus undulatus isolate bMelUnd1 chromosome 1, bMelUnd1.mat.Z, whole genome shotgun sequence:
- the TPMT gene encoding thiopurine S-methyltransferase, producing MDRSADATRVLEHSDTGAQKNRVVTEEEWLQKWETHNIGFHKEQGHPLLQKYLDVLSSGRSGLRIFFPLCGKAVDMKWLADMGHDVVGVEVSEQALKEFFAEHSLPYSEEPVPEIPGAKMFQSTSGNISLYCCSIYDLSSSIVGKFDGFWDRGALVAVNPCDRQRYANLMISLMEQNSSYLLVTVSYDPNKHKGPPFYVPESEIKSLFGSHCEIKCLEKVNDFSEKHRQWGLDYFLEVLYLLKLVS from the exons ATGGATCGCTCAGCAGATGCAACCAGGGTCCTGGAGCACTCTGATACTGGGGCACAGAAGAACAGAGTGGTGACTGAGGAGGAATGGCTGCAGAAATGGGAAACACATAACATTGGGTTTCACAAGGAACAAGGGCATCC GCTCCTCCAGAAGTACCTGGATGTTCTTTCAAGCGGCAGGAGTGGACTGAGGATATTTTTCCCACTTTGTGGTAAAGCAGTAGACATGAAATG gCTGGCAGACATGGGACATGATGTTGTTGGTGTGGAAGTCAGCGAGCAAGCACTGAAGGAGTTTTTTGCAGAACACAGTCTGCCTTATAGCGAGGAGCCAGTCCCAGAGATTCCAGGAGCAAAGATGTTTCAG AGTACCTCTGGGAACATCTCCCTGTACTGCTGCAGTATTTATGATTTGTCCAG CTCAATAGTTGGCAAGTTTGATGGGTTTTGGGATAGAGGAGCTCTAGTAGCCGTGAATCCATGCGACAGACAACG CTATGCCAATTTGATGATCAGCCTAATGGAGCAAAATTCTTCTTATCTCCTTGTTACAGTTTCATATGatccaaacaaacacaaag GCCCTCCATTTTATGTTCCTGAGTCTGAAATTAAAAGCCTGTTTG gcAGCCACTGTGAAATTAAGTGTCTTGAAAAAGTCAACGACTTCTCAGAGAAACACAGGCAATGGGGACTAGATTATTTTCTGGAGGTGCTGTATTTACTGAAGCTTGTATCTTGa
- the NHLRC1 gene encoding E3 ubiquitin-protein ligase NHLRC1 — MAAEDEEELRLLECRVCFEWYGHSGQRRPRNLPCGHVLCRGCVEALGGPERRRLECPFCRRACSAAQTTDCLPLLQLLEVLGPADTSISSALGRSGGRGAAGAGAAGLGLRVSLGGWGSLVNPTGVAACRRSGRLAVAHDGKKRIHVFGPGGSSLQQFGERGDAGNDIKYPLDVTVTSDGHVVVTDAGDCSVKAFDFEGRGVLAVREGFCLPWGLDATPNSEVILTDAEAGALYRLTADFKTGKLKKCQMIQSRLISPRGVAVSQTSGAIVVIEHLKAQGPNSSSTRVKIFSAEMDLVGQMDSFGFLPEKGDWLDKMIGEMEASVQGCLNSARIIAMEELLLMTWSEHLVGLEMLLGYSAVGGVQPLAGSLLRGQEENSLREVAPWIIYSFLGAKEMSEEYKSN, encoded by the exons ATGGCGGCGGAGGACGAGGAGGAGCTAAGGCTGTTGGAGTGCCGGGTCTGCTTCGAGTGGTACGGGCACAGCGGGCAGCGGCGGCCGCGCAACCTGCCCTGCGGCCATGTCCTCTGCCGCGGCTGTGTGGAGGCCCTGGGCGGCCCCGAGCGCCGGCGGCTGGAGTGCCCCTTCTGCAGGCGGGCCTGCAGTGCCGCTCAGACCACAGACTGCCTGccgctgctgcagctgctggaggtcCTGGGCCCCGCCGACACCAGCATCTCCTCGGCCCTGGGCAGGAGCGGCGGCCGAGGGGCGGCCGGAGCGGGCGCCGCCGGCCTCGGACTCCGGGTGTCGCTGGGGGGCTGGGGGTCGCTGGTGAACCCCACCGGGGTGGCAGCCTGCCGGAGGTCGGGACGCCTGGCAGTGGCACATGACGGCAAGAAGAGGATCCACGTCTTTGGGCCGGGTggctccagcctgcagcagttTGGGGAGCGGGGGGACGCGGGCAATGACATCAAGTACCCGCTTGATGTGACGGTCACATCAGACGGGCATGTGGTGGTCACAGATGCTGGGGACTGCTCCGTGAAGGCCTTTGATTTTGAGGGAAGGGGGGTCCTGGCTGTCCGGGAAGGTTTCTGCTTGCCCTGGGGCTTGGATGCCACCCCGAACAGTGAAGTAATCCTGACTGATGCGGAGGCAGGTGCACTGTACCGCTTGACGGCTGACTTCAAGACGGGGAAGTTAAAGAAGTGTCAGATGATCCAGTCTCGGCTCATCAGCCCAAGAGGGGTTGCAGTCTCCCAGACCTCGGGTGCTATTGTGGTAATAGAGCACCTGAAAGCGCAAGGACcgaacagcagcagcacccgaGTGAAGATATTTAGTGCAGAGATGGATCTTGTTGGCCAGATGGATAGTTTTG GGTTTCTGCCTGAGAAAGGAGACTGGCTTGACAAAATGATAGGAGAAATGGAAGCTTCAGTTCAAGGTTGCCTGAATTCTGCTAGGATCATTGCGATGGAGGAGCTACTGCTGATGA CCTGGTCAGAGCATCTGGTGGGACTAGAAATGCTCCTTGGCTATTCTGCAGTTGGAGGTGTACAGCCTTTAGCAGGATCCCTCTTGAGGGGCCAGGAAGAAAATTCACTCAGAGAAGTAGCCCCCTGGATTATATATTCCTTTTTAGGTGCCAAGGAGATGTCTGAGGAGTATAAAAGCAATTAG